In Nymphaea colorata isolate Beijing-Zhang1983 chromosome 5, ASM883128v2, whole genome shotgun sequence, one genomic interval encodes:
- the LOC116254450 gene encoding histone H2B-like: MAPKGEKKPAEKKPAEKPAEEKKTVAEKAPAEKKPKAEKRLPKEGSADKQKKKKKVKKSSETYKIYIFKVLKQVHPDIGISSKAMGIMNSFINDIFEKLAQEASRLARYNKKPTITSREIQTSVRLVLPGELAKHAVSEGTKAVTKFTSS, translated from the coding sequence ATGGCGCCAAAGGGCGAGAAGAAGCCAGCGGAGAAGAAGCCGGCGGAGAAGCCGGCGGAGGAGAAGAAGACGGTGGCGGAGAAGGCCCCCGCCGAGAAGAAGCCGAAGGCGGAGAAGCGCCTTCCGAAGGAGGGTTCTGCAGataagcagaagaagaagaagaaggtgaagaagagCAGTGAGACGTACAAGATCTACATCTTCAAGGTTTTGAAGCAGGTGCATCCTGACATCGGGATCTCGAGCAAGGCCATGGGCATCATGAACTCCTTCATCAACGATATCTTCGAGAAGCTCGCCCAGGAGGCCTCTCGCCTCGCTCGGTACAACAAGAAGCCGACGATCACTTCCCGGGAGATCCAGACGTCCGTCCGGCTGGTCCTCCCCGGTGAGCTCGCCAAGCATGCCGTATCGGAAGGAACAAAGGCTGTGACTAAATTCACGAGCTCTTAA
- the LOC116254142 gene encoding UNC93-like protein 3 — protein MASVGGGEEGDSLLTVDESSTGAAATGSRENHARDVHLLCVAFLLIFLAYSAAQNLESSVNSENDLGTTSMGILYLSLTLFSLVASPIVKKIGSKNALLLGTTGYLIFIASNLIPKWYTMFPASVYLGFSASIIWVGQGTYLTSAARSHANDSHLHEGTVIGHFNGEFWAMFASTQVVGNLLSFILLKNKTEDEHVSRTTLLFMVFLGSMALGTILMCFLHKRDTKKEEVSDDSRCHFSCSGIANSIVAPLLNQRMLLLIPLLAYSGLQQAFIWDEFTKYIVTPALGISGVGGAMALFGACDAICSLVSGRLTSSLISITVIISLGSFFQICVLFWMLFKYSLVAGASRTLYPLLMAALWGIGDGVYNTQINALLGMLFKHDMEAAFAQLKVWQSASTAIVFFLSSYISFHAMLTLIAAAMCVALGGLTVLTFKVEKAFIGT, from the exons ATGGCGTCTGTAGGTGGTGGAGAAGAGGGGGACTCCCTCCTCACAGTCGACGAGAGTTCGACGGGTGCAGCTGCCACGGGGTCGCGGGAAAACCACGCACGAGACGTTCACTTGCTGTGCGTTGCGTTCCTGCTCATCTTCCTGGCTTATTCGGCTGCTCAGAACCTGGAGAGCTCGGTGAATTCT GAGAATGATCTGGGCACAACGTCCATGGGAATTTTGTATCTTTCATTAACGCTCTTTTCGTTGGTGGCATCTCCTATAGTGAAGAAAATTGGTTCCAAGAATGCATTACTTTTGGGAACAACTGGTTATTTGATATTTATTGCTTCAAATTTGATTCCAAAATG GTACACAATGTTTCCTGCTTCAGTCTACCTTGGCTTTTCTGCTTCCATTATTTGGGTTGGGCAG GGAACATATCTTACATCTGCTGCTCGTAGCCATGCAAATGATTCCCATTTACATGAAGGAACTGTTATTGGGCACTTCAATGGGGAATTTTGGGCAATGTTTGCAAGCACACAG GTTGTAGGTAATCTGCTCTCATTCATactattgaaaaataaaacg GAGGATGAACATGTTAGTCGCACAACTTTGTTGTTTATGGTTTTCCTTGGGAGCATGGCATTGGGAACCATATTGATGTGTTTTCTGCATAAACGGGATACCAAAAAGGAGGAGGTTTCAGATGATTCCCGTTGTCATTTCTCCTGTTCAGGAATAGCGAACTCAATTGTAGCCCCCCTCCTTAACCAAAGGATGCTTTTGCTTATTCCTCTTCTTGCATATTCAGGCCTGCAACAAGCATTCATATG GGATGAATTCACCAAATATATAGTAACTCCTGCACTTGGTATATCTGGCGTTGGAGGTGCAATGGCATTATTTGGTGCATGCGATGCAATT tgtTCGCTGGTCTCAGGCAGACTTACTTCAAGTCTTATTTCCATTACAGTGATAATTTCTCTTGGgtctttctttcaaatttgcGTGCTTTTCTGGATGCTATTTAAATACAG CCTAGTAGCTGGAGCATCGAGAACCTTGTATCCATTGCTTATGGCAGCCTTATGGGGAATAGGTGATGGAGTTTACAATACCCAGATAAATGCGCTTCTTGGCATGCTCTTCAAACATGACATG GAAGCAGCTTTTGCTCAATTAAAGGTGTGGCAGAGTGCCTCTACagcaattgttttttttctaagCTCGTACATTTCTTTTCATGCTATGTTGACCTTGATAGCTGCAGCAATGTGTGTTGCTCTAGGTGGGCTTACGGTGCTCACATTTAAGGTAGAAAAAGCTTTTATTGGAACCTGA
- the LOC116254452 gene encoding actin-depolymerizing factor 7, translated as MANAASGMAVNDDCKLKFLELKAKRTYRFIVFKIEEKLKQVIVEKLGEPNQSYEDFTASLPTDECRYAVYDFDFVTEENCQKSKIFFIAWSPDTSRVRSKMLYASSKDRFKRELDGIQVELQATDPTEMGLDVIRGRAN; from the exons ATG GCCAATGCTGCATCAGGCATGGCAGTCAATGATGACTGCAAACTGAAATTCTTAGAGTTGAAGGCAAAACGGACTTACCGCTTCATAGTTTTCAAGATTGAGGAGAAGCTGAAGCAGGTCATTGTTGAGAAACTTGGGGAGCCAAACCAAAGCTATGAGGATTTCACTGCAAGCCTGCCAACAGATGAGTGCCGATATGCTGTTTATGATTTTGACTTTGTAACTGAAGAGAATTGCCAGAAGAGCAAGATATTCTTCATCGCATG GTCCCCAGACACATCTAGAGTAAGGAGCAAGATGCTGTATGCTAGTTCGAAGGACAGGTTCAAGAGAGAACTTGATGGAATCCAGGTTGAACTGCAAGCAACTGACCCTACTGAAATGGGCCTTGATGTTATTAGAGGTCGTGCCAATTAG